The genomic segment ACGAGATGGTGCGCCTTGGCGCCGACATCCGCACGGACGGTCACCACGCGGTGGTCAACGGGCGTGAGCGGCTGTCCGGGGCGCCGGTGCGGGCCACCGACATCCGGGCCGGGGCGGGGCTCGTCATCGCAGGGCTGTGCGCCGAGGGCGTGACCGAGGTGGGCGAAGTGCACCACATCGACCGGGGCTACCCCGACTTCGTGGCCGATCTGTCCAAGCTGGGGGTCGAGGTCGAGCGGGCCGATGTGCCCGAGCCGACGTTCGATTTCTAGACAGAACCGACGAGTCGCCGGGCCGCCTCGACCTGCTCGGGAAAGACCAGCACGACCGTTCGGCCGTCCCGGTCGCACGCATGGGTCGCTCTGATGCCCGCCTGGCCGAGCAGTTGCCGGATCTCGTCGGCCACGTCGGCGTCGGTGGTGACCGCGGCCGGGCAGAGCAGGCCGTAGTCGTCGGTGTCGCCGAAGATGGCCAGCCCGGTGCCCGGTTCGGGTTCCGCCGCGAGCGTCCATTGCAGGCCCATGCGCCAGAAGACCGCGCCGAGCAGGCCGACCAGGCCGACGGCGATCAGCGGCCCGATGAGGTACCAGCTGCTACCTGACGGCATGGGCATAGTCTCGCACCGGTACGTGTGCTTTTTCCCCGAAATTGCCCCGATCGGGCGGCACCCCCTGCGCTGAGTTTCCGTTAAGTAACACCGCTAATGTGAGCCTGTTGTTCTCGACGTCGAGGGGGAAACACACATGGCGGGTCGACTCGCGGTCATCGGCTCCGGGCTGATGGGTTCCGGCATCGCGCAGGTCTCGGCGCAGGCCGGCTGGCACGTCACGATGCGGGACGTGGACGACGCGGCGACCGGCCGCGGCATGGCGGCGATCCGCGACTCGCTGAGCCGGTTCGCGGCCAAGGGCAAGATCACTGAGGAGGAGGCCGAGGCCACCCTGGGCCGGATCACTCCCACCACCGACCTCGACGCGGCCGCCGACGCCGACGTGGTGGTCGAGGCCATCTTCGAGAAGGTGGAGGCCAAGCACGACGTCTTCCGCACCCTCGACAAGATCTGCAAGGCCGACGCGGTGCTCGGCACCAACACGTCGGCCATCCCGATCACCCAGATCGCCACGGTCACCCAGCGGCCCGAGTCGGTGGTGGGCATCCACTTCTTCTCGCCGGTGCCGATGATGAAGCTGGTCGAGCTGGTCCGGGGCTATCAGACCTCCGACGAGACGCTGGCCGCGGCCCGGGCGTACGCGGAGGAGGTCGGCAAGACCTGTGTCGAGGTCAAGCGGGACGTGGCCGGCTTCGTCTCCAACCGCCTGTTCAGCGCGATCCTGGTCGAGGCGGTGCAGCTGGTCGAGTCGGGCGTGGTCAGCGCGGCCGACCTCGACACCGTGATGAAGCTGGGCTTCGGCCACTCGATGGGCCCGCTGGCCACGGTCGACCTGACCGGGCTGGACGTCATGCTCAACGCGGCGACCAACATCTACCGCGACACCGCTGACGAGAAGTTCTTCCCGCCGGAGCTGCTGCAGCGCATGGTTCAGGCCGGTGACCTGGGCCGAAAGACCGGCAAGGGCTTCTACTCGTACTGAAAGTCCTAATATTTCCGTATGACGCGTACGGGACCGGCACCCGAGGAGATGCAGTGGGCGCTCGCCGAGGCCAGCAAGGAGGCCTTGGCGGTCGCCCCGGGCTGGTTCCGCACGTGGGCCACGACGGAGGACAAGTGGTCGGCCATCAACGTCCGGGCCGCCACTCAGGTCATCGTCAACCACAGCCGTGAGGACGACCGGCATCCGAACAGCTGGACCGTGCGCGCCGTCTTCGGAACGCACACGGTCGAGCTGCGGCTGGGCCCGTACGAGTCGAAGGACGAAGCCATTCTGGTCGCGCACGCCGTGCTGTCGGTGGCCTACAAAGAAAGCTAGGCTTCCTGCTCCTCGAGCTCGCGCGGGGCCACCCGCAGCCGGATCTTGGTGATCGCCCGGCCGGTGACCTCGACGACCTCGGCCGTGTGCCCGTCGACCTGCACCGACTCGCCCGGCTCGGTGGGGATGTGCCCGAGGTGGGCCAGCACCAGACCGGCCACCGTCGTGTAGTCGCCCTCGTCCAGGTTCTCCACGTCGACGCCGATGTCGGGCAGGTCGTGGATGGGGAACGTGCCGGGCAGCAGCATGGCGCCGTCGGGCTCGCGCACGACCGACTGCACGTCCCGGTCGGTCTCGTCGTAGATCTCGCCCACGACCTCCTCGACCAGGTCCTCCATGGTCACGATGCCGTCGATGGCGCCGCGCTCGTCCACGACCAGCGCGAGTTGCTGGCGTTGCACCCGCATCTGCTTCATCGCGTCCGACACCTTGAGCGTCTCGGGCAGGAACAGCGGCGCGAACATGTGGTTCCGTACGGGACCTTGCGCGTCGACGAGGTCGCGCAGGTGCACGACACCCAGCACGTCGTCCAGGCCCATCGGCCCGGTGACCGGCGCCCGGGAGTGCCCGCCCGCGATCAGCTGGGCCAGCGCCTCGTGCGCACCGCCCTCGCCGTTGACCACCAGCACGTCGCGCCGCGGCACGAGGATCTCGCGCAGGATCCGGTCGGCGATCTCGAACGCGCCGCTGATGATCGTGCGCTGCTCGGGCGTGAACTCCTGCTGCTGGGTGACCAGGTCGCGGATCTCCTCGGTGGTCACCTCCTCGCGGGCCGCGTTGGGGTCGGCGCCGGTCAGCCGGACGACCATGTCGGTCGACTTGCCGAGCAGCCACACGATCGGGCGGGACAGGGTGGCCAGCATGTCAAGCGGGCGGGCCACCACCATGGCCCAGCCCTCGGCGCGCTGCATCGCGATGCGTTTGGGGGCCAGCTCACCGATCACCAGCGTGAAGAAGGTGAGCACGATGGTGACCAGCACGATCGACGCCGGTTCGGCGGCCGAGCCCAGAAACTCCAGCGGACCGGTCAGCGGTTTGGCCAGCGAGACCGCGGCCGAGGCGGAGGCCAGGAAGCCGGCCAGCGTGATGCCGATCTGGATGGTCGCGAGGAACCGGTTGGGGTCGCGGGCCAGCTTGGCGAGCGTGCGGCCGGTACGGCTCTGCCGTTCGAGCCGCTGCAGCTGACTGTCCCGCAGCGAGATCAGCGCCATCTCGCTGCCGGAGAAAGCCGCGTTGAGCAGCACCAGCACGACGACGAGCACGATCTGCCAGCCATATCCGCCCATGGCGGCGACCAACCCCTTCGATTGTGATCCCGCCGTCTTACCCGCGGGAGGTAAAGGTCAAGCCTGTCAGAATCCGGCGCCGCGTCGCTCCGGGGAGTGACATTTTGGCGGAAACGGCCGTGGCGGGTCTACCGTCGAGATCAACACCCCTCCCGGTTTTGTCAGGCACCTCAGCCTGAACCGGAGGTGGCGCATGTTCCCTCTTCTCGAAGCCCTCGTCCCCACGGCGAGCTGGGCCGCCGTCCTCTTCGTGGGCAGCTTCGTCGTCTTCGTCGGGGCGACGTTGACGGTCACGCTGCTGCATCGTGATCGCGAGGTGCGCCGGCACGCGGCCCGGGTGCTCCGTCAGTTGCTGAGTTTCCTGCGCTCCCGATAGAGATCAGTGGGTGGACGCGAAGGCCAGCGACATCAGCGTGGCCGCGACCATGCCGCCCAGCAGGGTCAGGCCGATGCCGCCGATGTCGAGCCGGGCCTGCAGCCGCCGATGCGCGAAGAACGCCGCCACCGGCACCCCGGCCGACGGCGCCACCAGGAAGGCCAGCCAGCCCAAGCCCCGGATCACCGCCCCGCCCCAGATCCCGGTGCTGCTGCCAAAGGTGACCAGCCCCGACCCGACCAGCCCGGCCATCGCCGCCACGAGCGCCCCCAGCAGCGGCAGCAGCGGCAGCGACCAGCGCGGCAGCGCACGCCGCCCGGCCGGCCGGATGGTGTGGTCGATCCGCTCGGCGGCCCGGGCCAGCAGGGCCCGCGGCGACTGCCGGGGCACGGGCGGCGCGTCCGACCCGGAGTCCGACTGGCGTGGCAGCGCCCGTGGCAGCGACTCGACCGGCGTCGGTTCGGGCAGCTCGCCGATCGCGCGCACGCGCAGCCCGCGGGCCCGGCGCAGCTGGTCCCAGAGCCGGGCCGCCTCGCGATCCACGTCGAGCACCTGGGCCGCCGCCGCCCCGGCCCAGCGGTCGGCCGACAGCGCGTCCCCCTCGGCCCGGGCCAGCTCGCCCGCGGCCTGGGCCGAGCTCTCCTGGTAGGCCTGTTCGGCGTTACCCAGTTCGTGGTCGCGGCGGCGGGTGGCCTCGGCCAGCGCGCTCACCATTAGCTGGTAGTCCCGGCCGATCGGCTGACGGTCACGTGTGGTCACTGTTCACCTCGTACGGGACGATGACTTCGGGTGTGCGGTGCACCGAGCGGTCGAAGAACAAGGCCCGGCGGGTGCGCGGATACCAGGCCGGGCCGCCGGGCTGCGGATAGAGCGGGGCCAGGTCGGCGCCCTGCACGTCGAGCGCCACCCAGGCCCCGATCGGGTCGAGCCGGGCGCCCAGCCCGCCCAGCGAGTCGCGCAGCCGGGCCACCGAACGCCACCAGCCCAGCACATGGGTGCGCTGTTCCGGGCCCTCGGTGACGAGCTTGCGCAGCAGGGCCTGGTCGGCTCCGCCGTCGAGGGCGTAACCGATCACGTAGTGCGGCACGTCGAGCGGCGGGGCCTCAGGCAGCGCGTCGCACCAGTCGGCCGACGGCAGTTCGGCGATCAGGCGGGCCGCGGGCCGGGCCGCGTCGGGGTCCAGGCAGACCAGGCTGAAGTGGGCGGGGCCCTGCGCGGCGAGCGACAGCGCGGCGGCGGCCAGGATGTCGCAGGCCTCGTCCGTACGGGTTCCGAGCACCGCCAGATTGCGGCCCGGCATGCGCCCGAGCCGGAGCCGGGCCGGCCGGGCCGCCACGTCGATCCGCTCACCCAGCACGGCTCCGGGGGAGGAGCCGACGGGGTGAGCGGCGCTCGGCACCGGGCCGGCCGGGCGGCAGCTCTCCGGCAGCAGCGGCACGGCATCGCCGTCGAACAGGCGGGGCTCCTCGCAGCCGTCGGGCCGGTCGCGCCACAACCGCCGCTGCAGGCTGCGCCAGACCAGCCGGTCACCCGCGTCGGGCAGCCGCACCACCTGATTGGCCCCGGCCGCGCCGGACTGGGCGTTGACCACGGCGTGGAAGCGCGGGATGACCGCGGCGGCCAGGTTGTCGTCGCCCAGGATGCGGCGCGCCTTGGGCAGAGCGATCCGCAGCGTGAACTGTCCGATCAGGCCGGAACGGCCCCACAGCGCCTCGATGCCGCTCACGTCCTGGCTGGCCAGGATCAGGTGGATGCCCTGCGAACGGCCCCGGCGGGCCAGGTCTTCGAGCAGGCTGACGGCCTCGTCGGCGACCGCGTCCCGGCCGGCCAGCAGCACCTGGAACTCGTCGATCACGGCCACGATGCGCGGCCAGTGCCCGTCCGGGTCCTCCGCGCGCAGCTCGGCCAGCTTGGACGCGTCGAGGCGCTTGGCCGCCTGGGCCCGCGTCCGCAGCTCCTCGCTCAGGTGCCGCAGCATGGCCAGCCCGAACTCGCGGTCGCCGTTGACGTTGATGCCGGCCAGCCGCACCTGGGGCAGCCAGGCGGGGTCGCGCGGCCCGGGCACGAACCGCGCGAACGACACGCCTTCCTTGAAGTCGAGCAGGTAGAGCGCCAGTTCCTCGGGGCCGTAGCGAGTGGACAGCGCGGCCAGCCAGGCGTAGATCAGGTTGGTCTTGCCCGATCCGGACGGCCCGCCGATCAGCGCGTGCGGCGGGTCGTCGCCCAGCAGAACCTCGATCAGTGAGCCGTCGGTGCTGTCGCCGATCGGGGCGACCAGCCCGTGCGCCGACGACTCGGCCCAGAACTCGCGCGGTTCCAGGTCGGACAGGCGGGCCGGGGGCGGTCCGGCCCGCAGCCGCTCGGCGGTGGCCCGGCAGAACGCGGCGACTCGCTCGGCGGGTGGCGCGGAGTCCAGACGGATCTCCAGATCGCCGGTGATGTCGCAGGTCGCGGTCTGGTCGCGCACCTTGAGCCGGCGCACGGTCGGGTGCTCGGCGAGCTCCAGACCCCGTACGAGAAGGTGCACTCCACACGAGACGCCGGTGCGCACGATCCGGTCCAGCTGAGCCCGCTGGGCGTTGGTCAGTTCCTCGGTGGTGGCCGAGTCGGCCAGCAGCACGACCACCCGCCAGGGCTCGGCCCGCGGGCCCGGCGTGGCCGCGGTCAGGTCGGCCAGCGACTGGTACTCGCCCGCCAGCACGCTCTCGTTGACCCGGCAGATGTGCTCGACCAGCTCGTCGAGGGCCGGTCCGAGCCCACCCGGCCCGACGAACGAGATGCCCAGCGGGGCGAACGACGCCAGCGTGCCGCCCAGGTATTCGGGGTCGTAGACGGTGAGCTCGACGTCCCCCGGACGGGTGGTGCCGAGCGCGCGCAGCAGCAGGCCGGTGATCACGCCGTCGGCCGTCTCGGCGGGCCCGTCCAGGTTGAGGTGGGCGGCGTCGAGGAAGGGGACGAGCGCGGGCAGGGCGGCCGTGTCGTCCAAGGTCAGCGTGCCGATCCGGAGCAGGCCGGGGCGGGCGCCGGGTTGGGGCTCGGTCGGCGACCACATGCGCCAGGGCAGGCCGGCCGCCCCGGTGGCGTTGCGGGCGGCCAGCTGCCGCACGTTGCCGGCCAGCCGGGACGACTCGAACTGGAAGCGGCGCTGGATGTCCCGGCGGGCGGAGTCGCGGGCCTCGGCGAGCTGGTTGAGGCAGGTCGAATACGCGTCCCGGACCAGCTGCCGCCGGGTCTGCGCCTCGCTGCGGGCTGACTCGGCCTCGGCCAGCACCGCCCGGGCCGCTCCGCGCGCCTCGGCCAGTTCCTGCCGGACGGCGGCGACCAGCGCGTTGCGGTGGTTACCCACACGACCCCCCGAAATTCACGTTGGGGGATTTTACCCATTTCCGCCCGTATCGGCGGATTATGTGCTGCGTGTCGGCGTGCTGCGGTTACCCCGCTGCCGGGCCACCAGCCGGGGGTCAGTGGTGATCAGCTCGTCCCAGAGCCCGCTCGCGACCAGCGCGGCGGCCTCGTTGTGCCAGCGCCGCAGGGTGCCGCGCGGCACATAACGCCGCATCCAGTCGAGCGCCTGCCGGGCATCCCGGTCCAGCCCGTCCGTCCGGAGTTTCCGCCCGTACGGGTTGAGGCCGAGCTCGGTGCAGAAGTGCAACGCGTTGTAGTGCCGCCACTCGTCGGTGGTCTCGAACGGGCCCGCCGGGCGCAGCCGATCGATCCTGTCCTTGAGCAGCGCCCGCAACTCCACCGCGCGCTCCAGCGGCTGGTCGAGCGCGCGCCCGGTCAGCCGGCGGTCCACCGCGGGCAGATCGGTCAGCGGGCTGCGCATCAGCCGGCCCAGATCGCCGTAGTTGGCCAGGGCCTGCCGGGCGAACCTCAGGAACTCCTCCTCGCCGGTGGCCAGCAGCCGATGCCGTTGCCGATGCCGGGGCAGCGCCTCGGCCAGCAGCAGCAGGGCCGACCTGTCCTGCCGCAGCCGCTCCTCGCCGCGGAACGCGAGCACGTCGAGCCCGCGCCGCACCGGGCCCTCCAGCCCGACCACCGTCATGACCGCCGCGACCAGAAGGAACTGCAGCACCGTGACGGCGGTGTCGTCGACCGCGATCAGGGTGACCGCGGCCGGGCCGCCGACGAGCACGATCACCACGACCGCGGCAGTGGCCGAGCGGACCAGATCGGGCCGCAGCCGCTCGCCCGCGTCCAACGCGTCCGAGACCGCGATCAGGAACCCGAGGATGAGCAGGTCGAGCCCCATCGCGGCCAGGGCCAGGCCGGGGCGGCCGAGGTCGATCGGCAGCAGGACGGCGGCCAGGGCCAGTGCGTACAGGGCGGCGGCCACGGTGAGCGCGGCGGTCAGCATCGGCGGGCGCACCTGATCGCGGAACCGCCAGAGCAGCAGCAGCCCACCCGCCAGCGGGGCCAGCACGACCAGCCGTACGCCCGAGGGCAGCACGACCAGAGTCACCAGGAAAGCGCCGGCCAGGATCATCCAGCCCAGGTCGATCTGGCGCCGCTCGGGAACCGAGGACGGCAGCAGGGCCACCATGGCCCCGGCCCAGAGCAGGACGGGCAGGCAGAGCAGCACCTGGGCCGCCACGCCGCGCGGGTCGGCGGTCCACAGTGCCACCCCGGCCGCGTACGTGATCAACGCGCCCGCCGACCGCAGCGCCGCCGGTCGCACCGGATCGCGGCCGGCCAGATAGCAGGCGGCCCACCAGGCGAGGGCGAAGACGAGGACGGCTAGGGCGGGCACGGCGAAGAGTCAACCACCCAGGCGTGCGGAGCCGGAAGAAACGAGAGCCTTCTTACGCCGCCGGCGGCGCACCACCCAGACCCCCGCCAGGACCATCACCAACAGTCCGACCAGGACCAACACCGGCAGGAGGATGGCCAGAACGGACATCACGACGCTCCCGATGTCCTCCGCCGTGCTGGCCACAGGGGCGCCGAAGCCGGCCGTGGTGGCGTTCACCACGGGGCGGGAGGAGGCCTTCACGCCGTGCACGACGAGCGCGATGACCACACCGACGGCGATCGGCACCCACTGGTGCGACCCGAAGAACGAGCCGGGGTCGCTCACCGTGACCGTCTCGGAGGAGGAACCGGCCCCGAACGCCAGGCCGCCCGCGGTCGGTCGCACCACGGTCTGCACCACGTCGTTCACGTGGTCGACCACCGGCACCTTGTCCGCCACCACCTCGATCGCCAGCAACAGCGCGAGGATCAGCAGCGTCCAGCCGTTGGACAACCAGTCCCAGCCGATGGGCAGGTCGATCGTGTCGGTGTAACGGGCGAGCACGCCCATGGTGAGCAGGGGGATGTAGGCATTGAGGCCTGCGGATGCAGCCAGGCCGGTGCCGGTCAGCGCTTCGAGCACGGCTTCAGGATGACAAACCCACGCGAGCACCGCCCGGCGAGCCGAACACGGTCCGGTACTGTCGTGCGGTGCGTCTGGTCATCGCGAAGTGCTCTGTCGACTATGTCGGCCGGCTGTCCGCCCACCTGCCCACCGCCGTCCGGCTCGTGATGGTCAAGGCCGACGGCTCGGTCTCGATCCACGCCGACGACCGTGCCTACAAGCCGCTGAACTGGATGAGCCCGCCCTGCAAGCTGCAGGAGGCGCCCGGTGTGTGGAAGGTCGTCAACAAGGCCGGCGAGGAGCTGCGGATCACCCTGGAGGAGATCTTCCAGGACACCTCGTACGAGCTCGGGGTCGACCCCGGCCTGGTCAAGGACGGCGTCGAGGCCCACCTGCAGGAGCTGCTGGCGGCCCACCCGGAGACGTTCGGCGAGGGGCACACCCTGGTCCGCCGCGAGTTCATGACCGCCATCGGCCCGGTCGATCTGCTGCTCAAGGACTCCGACGGTGCCTCGGTGGCAGTCGAGGTCAAACGCCGCGGCGAGATCGACGGCGTCGAGCAGCTCACCCGCTACCTCGAACTGATGAACCGCGACCCGCTGCTGGCCCCGGTGAAGGGCGTGTTCGCCGCGCAGGAGATCAAACCCCAGGCCCGCGTGCTCGCCACCGATCGCGGCATCCGCTGCGTGGTGGTCGACTACGACAAACTCCGTGGCATGGAACGCGACGAACTCACGCTGTTCTAATGGCGTCGCCTCCGCTCCGCGGGCGATCGCCTGGTAACCGATGAGATGACAGGCGATTTTCCGCCACCCGCAAACCCCGCGGGCGTCGAAAAACCGACTGCCATCTCACCGGCGGCGATCGCATTTAATGGCGTCGCCTTCGCTCCGCGGGCGATCGCCTGGTAACCGATGAGATGACAGGCGGTTTTCCGCCACCGGCAAACCCCGCGGGCGTCGAAAACCGACTGCCGTCTCACCGGCGGCGATCGCGTTCTAGTTCGACAATTCTGTGCGGTCGTCGGCTGTGGTGCCGGAGAGGTAGATGCGGGCGCCGCCGACGCCGATGACGGCCTGGAGCAGCAAGAGGGTCGGGGTCAGGGTGCCGGTGCCGATGGCGATCCAGGCCGGGATGCCGAGCAGCAGCATGTCGGGGCCCATCACGGCGTTGACCAGCGGGCCGGTCGAGAGTGTGCCCATCGGGGTGTCGAGCGGCAGCAGCTCGTTGCGGACGAAACCGACCCGCGCGCGGTGCACGGCGGCGGCCGCGCCGACCGGGCCCAGGGTGAGGCCCAGCGCCCACCACGGGCCCGAGGTGAGGTCGCCCAGCAGGTCGAGGGCGGTCAGTGCGAGCGCCGCCCACAGGCCGGCCAGCACGCCGGGCACCCACAGCCGCTGCAGGACGGCCTGACGGGAGGACAGGCCCAGCATCCGCAGCAGCACCGGGTTGCCCGCGTCGGTCTTGACGTTGCCGGTGGCGGTCAGGCCTGAGATCAGCAGGCCGAGCAGCACAGCGGCGCCCAGCACCCAGCCCGGCGCGCCGCCCAGCAGCACCGGCAGCAGGGCCGCGAGCAGCAGCCAGACCAGGCGGTTGCGGCGCCGCAGCGTCAGCAGCAGATCCTGGGCGACCAGCACCGGCAGCCGGGGGAACAGGCGGGTCGAGCGCAGCCGCCGCCGGGCCCAGTAGCGGCGTTCGATCATGTCGGTCAGGAACGACGGCTCGATGCCGAAGGCGCTGTCGAACAGTGTGCCGGCGACCCGCGACGCGTCCAGGATGCGATCGCTCGGCGTCGCCGCCAGGCCCCGGACGACCAGGCCCAGCGCGCCCAGCACAACGAGCGCGACCGCGCCGGTGATGGGGAGCAGCACCGAGACCGGGGGCCACTGGGTGACGACCGCGGGCCGGTCGAGCATCGTGGCGGCGACCAGCCCGGTCAGCCCGGCCGCGACGAGCAGGCCGGCCAGCCGGTCGAGCGCGTCACCCCAGCGCCCGCCGGCCTGCGCTGCCGTCGCCACCAGCAACAGCACCAGCCCGATCAGCGCGCCGTCGGCGGCCAGCAAGGCGACCTCGTCGCCGGCTTCGGCCCGGGGCGCGGCGTGCCCGACGACGGCCAGCGCGGCCAGCCCGCCCAGCACGGCGGCGGCGATGCCGGTCAGCCGCAGCGAGGGCAGCAGCAGCCGGCGCCGGCTGACCGGGGCGGTCAGCAGCCAGGAGGCGGCGGCCCGGCTCAATGCGAGCGGCCCGAACCGGCGCAGCGCGAGGTAGAGCAGGCCGTAGCAGACCGCGACCAGCGACCCGGCGGCCAGTGCCGACGTGTCCGGCGCGGACGGCCAGAAGATCGCCGCGATCTGCCGGTGCAGCATCCCGCCGATGATCGCGACGCTCAGCGCGCCGATGTACAGGCTGTTCAGGGTGGCGCCGCGCTCGCGGTGCGAGGACTGGGTGCGGCTGATCCACCGCCGTACGGGGGAAAGGGGAACAGCGGTCACGGCGTGCCCGCGCTCAGCGACTCCATCGTGGTGACCTCGGCCCCCGACGCGAGCGCGAAGGCGTCGTCGTGGCTGGCCATCAGCAGCGAGCCACCACCGGCGACGTAGTCGGCGAGCAGGCTCGCCACGTCGGCCCGGCCCTCGCGGTCGAGGCGCTGCTCGGGTTCGTCGAGGATCAGCAGTGAACTGGGCCGCAGCAGCGCGATGGCCAGCACGAGCCGCTGCTTCTGACCCGACGAGAGCTGGGGCGGGATCGCGTCGGCGTGCCCCGCCAGGCCGAACCTCTCCAGCGCCTCGTCCACCCCGGCCGACGCGGGGTCCTGTCCGTGCGCGCGGCAGACCAGTTCGGCGTGCTCGCGCGCGGTGAGCCCGGGATACCAGGTCGGGGGTTCGACGGTGGTCACGACGGCCCGCCAGAACTCGGGGGTCGCGCCGGGGTCGCCGCCGAATACGTGGATCGTGCCCTCGTCGGGCTGCTGCAGCCCGCTCACGCAGCGCAGCAGGGTCGATTTGCCGATGCCGTTCTCACCGACCACGCAGACGCCCGCGCCGGCCGGCACGGTCAGCGTGACCCCGATGAGCACCGGGCTGGAGCCGTATCCGACATGCAGGCCGTCGACCGCGACCGCGGGATGATCCACCACTTCACGGACGCTACTACTTCCGCCCGTACAGGATTCTGAGAGCCTTGACGATCGCGCCGACCTGGGCGGGGGTGCGCTCGAAGGTCATCGCCGGGAGGAGTGACGGCCCCCGCCGTACGGTGATGGATTTGGCCCGGGCGAACTCGCGCAGCCCGTCCTCGCCGTGGATGCGCCCGAAACCGGACTCGCCCACGCCGCCGAACGGCAGGCTGCCCATGCCCACGAACGAGAGCGTGGAGTTGACCGCCACCATGCCCGAGCGCAGCCGGCGGGCGATACGCAGCGCGTTCTTCTTGCCGAAAACCGCGCCACCCAGCCCGTACGGGGTGTCGTTGGCCTTCTGCAGGGCCTCGTCGGCGTCGGCCACCTTGGTGATCGTCAGGGTGGGCCCGAAGGTCTCGTCACTGATCTCGCGCGAGTCGGCCGGCACGTCGACCAGCACGGTGGGAGAGACGTACGGGGGTTGCACCGCCTCGGCCCCGCCCAGCACGGCCCGGCCGCCCTTGGCCAGCGCGTCGTCGATGTGGTCGCGGATGATGTCGAGCTGGCCGGGCATCGTGATGGGGCCGATCTCCTCGCCCGTGCGCAGCCGGCCCGCCCTCTCGGTGACGGCCCGGACGAACTCGTCGTAGATCGGGGCGACCGCGTACACCCGCTCGATGCCGATGCAGGTCTGCCCGGCGTTGGTCATCGAGCCCCAGACCGCCGCTTCGGCCGCGGCCGGGATGTCGGCGTCGGCGTC from the Paractinoplanes abujensis genome contains:
- a CDS encoding 3-hydroxyacyl-CoA dehydrogenase family protein; amino-acid sequence: MAGRLAVIGSGLMGSGIAQVSAQAGWHVTMRDVDDAATGRGMAAIRDSLSRFAAKGKITEEEAEATLGRITPTTDLDAAADADVVVEAIFEKVEAKHDVFRTLDKICKADAVLGTNTSAIPITQIATVTQRPESVVGIHFFSPVPMMKLVELVRGYQTSDETLAAARAYAEEVGKTCVEVKRDVAGFVSNRLFSAILVEAVQLVESGVVSAADLDTVMKLGFGHSMGPLATVDLTGLDVMLNAATNIYRDTADEKFFPPELLQRMVQAGDLGRKTGKGFYSY
- a CDS encoding DUF6297 family protein: MTAVPLSPVRRWISRTQSSHRERGATLNSLYIGALSVAIIGGMLHRQIAAIFWPSAPDTSALAAGSLVAVCYGLLYLALRRFGPLALSRAAASWLLTAPVSRRRLLLPSLRLTGIAAAVLGGLAALAVVGHAAPRAEAGDEVALLAADGALIGLVLLLVATAAQAGGRWGDALDRLAGLLVAAGLTGLVAATMLDRPAVVTQWPPVSVLLPITGAVALVVLGALGLVVRGLAATPSDRILDASRVAGTLFDSAFGIEPSFLTDMIERRYWARRRLRSTRLFPRLPVLVAQDLLLTLRRRNRLVWLLLAALLPVLLGGAPGWVLGAAVLLGLLISGLTATGNVKTDAGNPVLLRMLGLSSRQAVLQRLWVPGVLAGLWAALALTALDLLGDLTSGPWWALGLTLGPVGAAAAVHRARVGFVRNELLPLDTPMGTLSTGPLVNAVMGPDMLLLGIPAWIAIGTGTLTPTLLLLQAVIGVGGARIYLSGTTADDRTELSN
- a CDS encoding DUF4126 domain-containing protein, translating into MLEALTGTGLAASAGLNAYIPLLTMGVLARYTDTIDLPIGWDWLSNGWTLLILALLLAIEVVADKVPVVDHVNDVVQTVVRPTAGGLAFGAGSSSETVTVSDPGSFFGSHQWVPIAVGVVIALVVHGVKASSRPVVNATTAGFGAPVASTAEDIGSVVMSVLAILLPVLVLVGLLVMVLAGVWVVRRRRRKKALVSSGSARLGG
- a CDS encoding ABC transporter ATP-binding protein — translated: MVDHPAVAVDGLHVGYGSSPVLIGVTLTVPAGAGVCVVGENGIGKSTLLRCVSGLQQPDEGTIHVFGGDPGATPEFWRAVVTTVEPPTWYPGLTAREHAELVCRAHGQDPASAGVDEALERFGLAGHADAIPPQLSSGQKQRLVLAIALLRPSSLLILDEPEQRLDREGRADVASLLADYVAGGGSLLMASHDDAFALASGAEVTTMESLSAGTP
- a CDS encoding hemolysin family protein, encoding MGGYGWQIVLVVVLVLLNAAFSGSEMALISLRDSQLQRLERQSRTGRTLAKLARDPNRFLATIQIGITLAGFLASASAAVSLAKPLTGPLEFLGSAAEPASIVLVTIVLTFFTLVIGELAPKRIAMQRAEGWAMVVARPLDMLATLSRPIVWLLGKSTDMVVRLTGADPNAAREEVTTEEIRDLVTQQQEFTPEQRTIISGAFEIADRILREILVPRRDVLVVNGEGGAHEALAQLIAGGHSRAPVTGPMGLDDVLGVVHLRDLVDAQGPVRNHMFAPLFLPETLKVSDAMKQMRVQRQQLALVVDERGAIDGIVTMEDLVEEVVGEIYDETDRDVQSVVREPDGAMLLPGTFPIHDLPDIGVDVENLDEGDYTTVAGLVLAHLGHIPTEPGESVQVDGHTAEVVEVTGRAITKIRLRVAPRELEEQEA
- the nucS gene encoding endonuclease NucS → MRLVIAKCSVDYVGRLSAHLPTAVRLVMVKADGSVSIHADDRAYKPLNWMSPPCKLQEAPGVWKVVNKAGEELRITLEEIFQDTSYELGVDPGLVKDGVEAHLQELLAAHPETFGEGHTLVRREFMTAIGPVDLLLKDSDGASVAVEVKRRGEIDGVEQLTRYLELMNRDPLLAPVKGVFAAQEIKPQARVLATDRGIRCVVVDYDKLRGMERDELTLF
- a CDS encoding FtsK/SpoIIIE domain-containing protein; amino-acid sequence: MGNHRNALVAAVRQELAEARGAARAVLAEAESARSEAQTRRQLVRDAYSTCLNQLAEARDSARRDIQRRFQFESSRLAGNVRQLAARNATGAAGLPWRMWSPTEPQPGARPGLLRIGTLTLDDTAALPALVPFLDAAHLNLDGPAETADGVITGLLLRALGTTRPGDVELTVYDPEYLGGTLASFAPLGISFVGPGGLGPALDELVEHICRVNESVLAGEYQSLADLTAATPGPRAEPWRVVVLLADSATTEELTNAQRAQLDRIVRTGVSCGVHLLVRGLELAEHPTVRRLKVRDQTATCDITGDLEIRLDSAPPAERVAAFCRATAERLRAGPPPARLSDLEPREFWAESSAHGLVAPIGDSTDGSLIEVLLGDDPPHALIGGPSGSGKTNLIYAWLAALSTRYGPEELALYLLDFKEGVSFARFVPGPRDPAWLPQVRLAGINVNGDREFGLAMLRHLSEELRTRAQAAKRLDASKLAELRAEDPDGHWPRIVAVIDEFQVLLAGRDAVADEAVSLLEDLARRGRSQGIHLILASQDVSGIEALWGRSGLIGQFTLRIALPKARRILGDDNLAAAVIPRFHAVVNAQSGAAGANQVVRLPDAGDRLVWRSLQRRLWRDRPDGCEEPRLFDGDAVPLLPESCRPAGPVPSAAHPVGSSPGAVLGERIDVAARPARLRLGRMPGRNLAVLGTRTDEACDILAAAALSLAAQGPAHFSLVCLDPDAARPAARLIAELPSADWCDALPEAPPLDVPHYVIGYALDGGADQALLRKLVTEGPEQRTHVLGWWRSVARLRDSLGGLGARLDPIGAWVALDVQGADLAPLYPQPGGPAWYPRTRRALFFDRSVHRTPEVIVPYEVNSDHT